One region of Luteolibacter yonseiensis genomic DNA includes:
- a CDS encoding M23 family metallopeptidase, translating to MLFLLAGVLMLRRIGPGTIDADTPLEMPRNGEVDHRFNFLSAWETAQIPNASRFDPALGTEHGGLVYNAQKFWEMNEKRGGHHTGDDLNGIGGMNTDFGDPIFCTADGRVVYAGEPSPGWGNLVVIAHRAPDGRPLHSMYAHLHRIDVKRGDLVPRGGKVGIVGTANGHYPAHLHFEMRTSDGVDIGAGYAMFPLNRLDPAATIVGLRNAAVDELSPSPLAVEESK from the coding sequence ATGCTGTTCCTGCTGGCCGGCGTCCTCATGCTGAGGAGGATCGGCCCCGGAACGATCGATGCGGACACGCCTCTCGAAATGCCGCGGAATGGCGAGGTGGACCATCGGTTCAACTTCCTTTCCGCATGGGAGACCGCACAAATCCCCAACGCCTCTCGGTTCGACCCGGCGCTGGGCACCGAGCACGGCGGGCTGGTTTACAACGCGCAGAAGTTCTGGGAAATGAACGAGAAGCGTGGCGGCCACCACACGGGTGATGACCTGAACGGCATCGGCGGCATGAACACGGACTTCGGCGACCCCATTTTCTGCACGGCGGACGGACGCGTCGTTTACGCGGGCGAGCCGTCTCCGGGCTGGGGAAATCTGGTGGTCATCGCGCACAGGGCTCCGGATGGCCGTCCGCTGCACTCGATGTACGCCCATCTCCACCGCATCGATGTGAAACGCGGCGATCTCGTCCCGCGCGGCGGAAAGGTCGGCATCGTCGGCACCGCGAACGGCCACTACCCGGCACACCTCCATTTCGAAATGCGAACCAGCGACGGTGTGGACATCGGCGCGGGTTACGCGATGTTTCCACTGAACCGGCTCGACCCGGCGGCCACCATCGTGGGATTGAGAAATGCGGCGGTGGACGAACTCTCGCCATCGCCCCTGGCGGTGGAAGAGTCGAAATGA
- the lpdA gene encoding dihydrolipoyl dehydrogenase, translating into MAYDLIVIGGGPAGYVAAIRAAQLGKKVACVEADRAGGTCLNWGCLPTKALLKNAELYHTLSHRAAEFGFKIEGFSYDWSTVIGRSRKVSDRLAGGIEFLFKKNKVDYIRGLGSIEGTGKVGVIANDGSRTLYEAKDILVSTGCKSRGLPNLPFNGKSVIGSKEAMILAEQPKELIIIGAGAIGVEFAYIYNAFGTKVTLVEMAPRILPVEDDEVGDALEKSLIKQGIRVLTNTKITNAVDKGTSVELTVEGPKENGTISAPVCLVAIGIQPVLPGGQEPELDRGYIKVGDRYETSIPGVYAAGDITGPPWLAHVASFEAVQAVEGLYVEGHKPRKVRNFPGCTYCHPQVASVGKTERALKAEGIEYVVGKIPFVAIGKAIASGEPDGFAKLLYGKKHGELLGAHIIGDNATELIAEMGLALDQELTGEEIHATIHAHPTMSEVIHEATLAAEGHAIHF; encoded by the coding sequence ATGGCCTACGATCTCATTGTCATCGGTGGCGGCCCGGCCGGCTACGTCGCCGCCATCCGCGCCGCTCAACTTGGAAAAAAAGTCGCCTGTGTCGAAGCAGACCGCGCCGGGGGCACCTGCCTCAACTGGGGCTGCCTTCCCACCAAGGCCCTGTTGAAAAACGCCGAGCTTTACCACACCCTCTCCCACCGGGCCGCGGAGTTCGGCTTCAAGATCGAAGGATTCAGCTATGACTGGTCCACGGTGATCGGTCGTTCCCGCAAGGTTTCCGACCGCCTCGCCGGCGGCATCGAGTTCCTTTTCAAGAAGAACAAGGTGGACTACATCCGCGGCCTCGGTTCCATCGAAGGCACCGGAAAAGTCGGCGTCATCGCCAACGACGGCAGCCGCACCCTTTATGAAGCGAAGGACATCCTGGTTTCCACCGGTTGCAAATCCCGTGGACTGCCGAACCTTCCGTTCAACGGCAAGAGCGTCATCGGTTCCAAGGAAGCGATGATCCTCGCCGAGCAGCCGAAGGAGCTCATCATCATCGGTGCCGGAGCCATCGGCGTCGAGTTCGCCTACATTTACAACGCCTTCGGCACCAAGGTCACCCTCGTCGAGATGGCCCCGCGCATCCTTCCCGTCGAGGACGACGAGGTCGGTGATGCGTTGGAAAAATCCCTCATCAAGCAGGGCATCCGCGTCCTGACGAACACCAAGATCACCAACGCGGTGGACAAGGGCACGTCCGTGGAGCTCACCGTGGAAGGTCCGAAGGAAAACGGCACCATCAGCGCGCCTGTGTGCCTCGTCGCCATCGGCATCCAGCCCGTCCTTCCCGGCGGCCAGGAGCCGGAGCTGGATCGCGGCTACATCAAGGTCGGCGACCGCTACGAAACCTCCATCCCCGGCGTGTATGCCGCGGGTGACATCACCGGTCCTCCGTGGCTTGCCCACGTCGCGTCGTTCGAAGCCGTCCAGGCGGTCGAAGGCCTCTACGTGGAAGGCCACAAGCCACGCAAGGTCAGGAATTTCCCCGGTTGCACCTACTGCCACCCGCAGGTTGCCTCCGTCGGCAAGACCGAGCGCGCGCTCAAGGCGGAAGGCATCGAATATGTCGTCGGGAAAATCCCGTTCGTCGCCATCGGCAAGGCCATCGCCTCCGGAGAACCGGACGGCTTCGCGAAACTCCTCTACGGCAAGAAGCACGGCGAGCTGCTCGGCGCGCACATCATCGGTGACAACGCCACGGAACTCATCGCCGAGATGGGTCTCGCGCTCGACCAGGAGCTGACCGGCGAGGAGATCCACGCCACCATCCACGCCCACCCGACGATGAGCGAGGTCATCCACGAGGCCACCCTCGCCGCGGAAGGCCACGCGATTCATTTCTGA
- a CDS encoding nucleotidyltransferase → MMEPSFEKLLALLAEAEVKFIVVGGIAVSIQGYVRLTEDVDILIEDSLANVNRMLARLANYGEGFARELSAEDFDDEEGAIRIVEETEQCQIDIFTRMSGRKYGDVIIDADRFEVGGHQVAIASKGSLIDWKSASVREKDQFGAT, encoded by the coding sequence ATGATGGAACCCTCGTTCGAAAAGTTGTTGGCCTTGCTCGCAGAAGCTGAGGTGAAATTCATCGTAGTCGGTGGCATCGCAGTCTCGATCCAAGGCTACGTCCGTCTCACGGAAGATGTGGATATTCTCATTGAGGACAGTCTTGCGAATGTGAATCGTATGCTGGCACGGTTGGCCAATTATGGAGAAGGATTCGCCCGGGAACTTTCGGCCGAAGACTTCGATGATGAAGAAGGAGCTATCCGCATCGTCGAAGAAACAGAGCAATGTCAGATTGATATTTTCACCCGTATGTCAGGCCGGAAGTATGGAGATGTCATTATCGACGCTGATCGTTTCGAGGTTGGTGGACATCAGGTGGCCATCGCTTCGAAAGGTTCCTTGATTGATTGGAAATCTGCTTCAGTTCGGGAAAAAGACCAGTTTGGCGCTACGTAG
- a CDS encoding prolyl oligopeptidase family serine peptidase has product MFAQNLIIPSVLLVAGHLTAAELKYPEARKESVTDVYHGTEVKDPYRWLEDDNSAETKAWVSAENKVTDGFIKTIPQRDEIHARLKKLWNYERIGLPYEEGGKWFYSKNSGLQNQAVLYVADTLDGEPRVLLDPNTMSKDGTVALAQSRPSEDGRLLAYATSGGGSDWLEIRVRDIATGKDLEDHLKWVKFSGMSWAKDNSGFYYSRYDAPKEGAALTQKNEFQKLYFHKLGDPQEKDTLIYERKDQPQWGIGGGVTEDGRYLIIHLSQGSDTKNRVFYKSLETPDAEVVQLLPDGDADYGFLGNNGSVFYFKTDLDAPRFRVIAIDTKNPDRKEWKEIIPQTAEPLDDVSKVGGKLIATYMKDAKSRVVRFDADGKNPKELELPGIGTVGGFGGEEKDTSVFYSHTSFTNPGAIYQLDLAGGGSKLWKKPEVGFEGGAYVTEQVFFESKDGTKVPMFIVRKKDAPMDGSNRTLLYGYGGFQINMLPGFSVARAVWLERGGILVVVNLRGGGEYGTEWHEAGKISKKQNVFDDFIGAAETLIKKGYTKSANLAIQGGSNGGLLVGACMTQRPELFGAALPAVGVMDMLRFQKFTIGWAWQAEYGSSDKAKDFPLLHKYSPYHALKPETRYPATLVSTADHDDRVVPAHSFKFAARLQEYQAKDGPPVLIRIETSAGHGAGTSLTKVMDRTADEWAFLEAALPGK; this is encoded by the coding sequence ATGTTCGCCCAAAATCTCATCATCCCCAGCGTTCTCCTCGTCGCCGGTCATCTGACCGCCGCGGAGTTGAAATATCCCGAAGCCCGCAAGGAATCCGTGACCGATGTTTACCATGGCACGGAAGTCAAGGATCCCTACCGCTGGCTGGAAGATGACAATTCGGCCGAGACCAAAGCCTGGGTATCGGCGGAAAACAAGGTGACGGACGGATTCATCAAAACCATCCCGCAGCGCGACGAGATCCACGCGCGGTTGAAAAAATTGTGGAACTACGAACGCATCGGCCTGCCTTACGAAGAGGGCGGGAAATGGTTCTATTCGAAAAACTCGGGCCTGCAGAACCAGGCCGTCCTCTACGTGGCGGACACGCTCGACGGCGAACCCCGCGTCCTCCTCGACCCCAACACGATGTCCAAGGACGGCACCGTGGCCCTTGCCCAGAGCAGGCCGAGCGAAGATGGCAGGCTGCTCGCCTACGCGACCTCCGGCGGTGGCAGCGACTGGTTGGAGATCCGCGTGCGCGACATCGCCACCGGCAAGGATCTGGAAGACCACCTGAAATGGGTGAAATTCAGCGGCATGTCCTGGGCCAAGGACAACAGCGGCTTCTACTACAGCCGCTACGACGCCCCCAAGGAAGGCGCGGCCCTCACGCAGAAGAATGAGTTCCAGAAGTTGTATTTCCACAAGCTTGGCGATCCCCAGGAGAAGGACACCCTCATCTACGAGCGCAAGGACCAGCCCCAGTGGGGCATCGGCGGCGGGGTTACGGAAGACGGCCGCTACCTGATCATCCACCTCTCACAAGGCAGCGACACGAAGAACCGGGTGTTCTATAAATCCCTGGAGACTCCGGATGCGGAAGTGGTCCAGCTTCTGCCGGACGGGGATGCGGACTACGGCTTCCTTGGAAACAACGGGTCGGTGTTCTACTTCAAGACCGACCTTGATGCGCCGCGCTTCCGCGTGATCGCCATCGATACGAAAAATCCCGACCGGAAGGAATGGAAGGAAATCATCCCACAGACCGCCGAGCCGTTGGATGACGTGAGCAAGGTCGGCGGCAAGCTCATCGCCACCTACATGAAGGATGCGAAGAGCCGGGTGGTCCGCTTCGACGCGGACGGGAAGAATCCGAAGGAACTGGAACTGCCGGGCATCGGCACGGTCGGTGGCTTCGGTGGTGAGGAAAAGGACACGAGCGTCTTCTACAGCCACACCAGCTTCACCAACCCGGGTGCGATCTATCAGCTCGATCTGGCCGGCGGCGGAAGCAAGCTTTGGAAAAAGCCGGAGGTTGGTTTCGAGGGCGGGGCGTATGTCACCGAGCAGGTGTTTTTCGAAAGCAAGGACGGCACGAAGGTTCCGATGTTCATCGTCCGCAAGAAGGACGCGCCGATGGACGGTTCCAACAGGACGCTGCTTTATGGTTACGGCGGATTCCAAATCAACATGCTCCCCGGCTTTTCGGTGGCCCGCGCCGTGTGGTTGGAGCGCGGTGGAATCCTCGTCGTCGTGAACCTGCGCGGCGGCGGCGAGTACGGCACCGAGTGGCATGAGGCCGGCAAGATTTCCAAGAAGCAGAATGTCTTCGACGACTTCATTGGCGCGGCGGAAACCCTGATCAAGAAAGGCTACACCAAGTCCGCGAACCTGGCCATCCAGGGCGGCAGCAATGGCGGCCTGCTGGTCGGAGCCTGCATGACCCAGCGCCCCGAACTCTTCGGTGCGGCACTTCCCGCGGTGGGGGTGATGGACATGCTCCGCTTTCAGAAATTCACCATCGGCTGGGCATGGCAGGCGGAATACGGCAGCTCGGACAAGGCGAAGGATTTCCCACTGCTTCACAAGTATTCACCTTACCACGCGCTGAAACCGGAAACCCGCTACCCAGCCACTCTGGTGAGCACGGCGGACCACGACGACCGCGTCGTCCCGGCCCACAGCTTCAAGTTCGCGGCACGGCTGCAGGAATATCAAGCGAAGGACGGCCCGCCGGTTCTGATCCGCATCGAGACCAGCGCGGGTCATGGTGCCGGGACGTCCCTTACCAAAGTCATGGACCGCACGGCGGACGAGTGGGCGTTCCTGGAAGCCGCGCTGCCGGGGAAATGA
- a CDS encoding protein adenylyltransferase SelO, with amino-acid sequence MQGPLSGNPPAPVGWNWDHSYTRLPEIFFTPTLPTRVPAPGLAILNRPLAGALGLDAGALEKAADIFAGNEIPPGSEPIAQAYAGHQFGNFTNLGDGRAILLGEHLAPSGIRSDIQLKGPGRTRYSRGGDGRATLGPMLREYIISEAMHALGIPTTRSLAVATTGEEIFRNEFLPGAVLTRVAASHIRVGTFQYAAAHEDLPALTALADHTLKRHFPELAGSGTRYFDFFEAVMDRQASLIARWLCVGFIHGVMNTDNMALSGETIDYGPCAFMDDYDPETVFSSIDRYGRYAYDKQPQIARWNLARLAETLLPLFHEDQNIAIDLANDALGSFEARFQAYWLLGMRSKLGLFTAEKEDAALVQELLDWMHANHQDFTNTFRSLSSASSIAEPPFIDAAFLAWHEKWTARLGRQPATTAEVVEKMRAHNPVVIPRNHKVEQALDTAIKGDLTVTHRLLEILTNPYADSAPPEYTTPPPQGGAAYQTFCGT; translated from the coding sequence ATGCAAGGCCCCTTATCCGGCAATCCACCCGCTCCAGTTGGCTGGAACTGGGATCATTCCTACACCCGCCTGCCGGAAATCTTCTTCACTCCCACCTTGCCCACACGGGTCCCGGCTCCCGGACTGGCCATTCTCAACCGCCCTCTCGCCGGCGCGCTAGGTCTGGATGCCGGCGCTCTGGAAAAAGCCGCGGACATTTTCGCAGGAAATGAAATTCCTCCCGGCTCCGAACCCATCGCCCAAGCCTACGCCGGACACCAGTTCGGAAATTTCACCAACCTCGGCGACGGACGCGCCATCTTGTTGGGAGAGCATCTGGCACCTTCCGGCATCAGGTCCGACATCCAGCTCAAGGGTCCCGGGCGCACCCGCTACTCACGCGGCGGAGACGGACGGGCCACACTCGGCCCGATGCTGCGTGAGTACATCATCAGCGAGGCGATGCACGCGCTCGGCATCCCCACCACCCGCAGTCTCGCGGTGGCGACCACGGGTGAGGAGATTTTCCGCAACGAGTTTCTTCCCGGTGCGGTGCTGACCCGTGTCGCCGCCAGCCACATCCGCGTCGGCACTTTCCAGTATGCCGCCGCCCACGAAGACCTTCCCGCCCTCACCGCCCTGGCGGACCACACCTTGAAACGGCATTTTCCCGAACTGGCCGGGTCCGGCACCCGCTACTTCGACTTCTTCGAAGCGGTGATGGACCGGCAGGCATCCCTGATCGCGAGATGGCTGTGCGTCGGTTTCATCCACGGTGTCATGAACACCGACAACATGGCCCTCTCCGGTGAAACCATCGACTACGGGCCCTGCGCGTTCATGGATGACTACGATCCGGAAACCGTCTTCAGCTCCATCGACCGTTACGGACGATATGCCTACGACAAGCAGCCGCAGATCGCCCGCTGGAATCTCGCACGCCTCGCGGAGACGCTGCTGCCGCTTTTCCATGAGGATCAGAACATCGCCATCGACCTCGCCAATGACGCGCTCGGGTCTTTCGAAGCGCGGTTCCAAGCATACTGGTTGTTAGGGATGCGTTCCAAGCTGGGGCTCTTCACCGCGGAAAAAGAGGACGCGGCGCTCGTCCAGGAACTCCTCGACTGGATGCACGCCAACCATCAGGACTTCACCAACACCTTCCGCTCCCTCAGCTCCGCCTCCTCCATCGCGGAGCCGCCGTTCATCGATGCCGCCTTTCTGGCATGGCATGAGAAATGGACCGCACGGCTCGGCCGCCAGCCGGCCACAACCGCCGAAGTTGTGGAAAAAATGCGCGCCCACAATCCCGTCGTGATCCCCCGCAACCACAAGGTCGAGCAAGCTCTCGACACCGCCATCAAGGGAGATCTGACGGTGACGCACCGGCTGCTGGAGATTTTGACAAACCCCTATGCCGACAGCGCGCCGCCGGAATACACCACACCACCCCCTCAGGGCGGTGCGGCCTATCAGACCTTCTGCGGCACGTGA
- a CDS encoding all3515 family Zur-repressed PEP-CTERM protein, whose product MKIKHFTSSRNPISILNVATALMLAVAPEGDAAFVSYYVGVDGLATIASGTYAGLSNPNLNRLTLLYAHVYPDTPASNHYHSKGVYRYTGPNLGEGQTSTEINPANYLPEGTAPPLLMTVGTGGLYDGKFVSAPEPGNPFSLSTIQDTGKLSGFSPGSGESILFNSGANRWNGSLIGADVHLELVSLSAGLNVGNSTVLNLFSSPGDNHHLDDSFSFTPVFWTDADASPGTYTAQFKLTDESGIFGDSGTFEYRFDVVPEPSSASLGAFGVLALFRRRR is encoded by the coding sequence ATGAAAATCAAACACTTCACATCTTCCAGAAACCCAATTTCGATCCTGAATGTCGCAACCGCCCTGATGCTCGCGGTTGCTCCGGAGGGCGATGCCGCATTCGTCAGTTACTATGTCGGGGTCGACGGGCTCGCCACCATCGCCAGCGGAACCTACGCCGGGCTGTCCAATCCCAACCTCAACCGGCTGACCCTGCTCTATGCGCACGTTTATCCGGACACTCCGGCCAGCAACCACTACCACAGCAAGGGCGTCTACCGATACACCGGCCCGAATCTCGGCGAAGGGCAGACCTCCACGGAAATCAACCCGGCGAACTATCTCCCGGAAGGAACCGCACCGCCACTTCTGATGACGGTGGGGACCGGCGGCCTCTACGATGGAAAATTCGTCAGCGCGCCCGAGCCGGGAAATCCGTTTTCGCTTTCGACCATCCAGGACACCGGAAAACTCTCCGGTTTCTCTCCGGGAAGCGGAGAGAGCATCCTGTTCAACTCCGGTGCGAACCGTTGGAACGGTTCGCTCATCGGAGCGGACGTCCACCTCGAGCTGGTTTCGCTCAGCGCCGGACTGAACGTCGGAAACTCCACCGTGCTGAATCTCTTCTCCAGCCCGGGCGACAACCACCACCTCGACGACAGCTTCAGTTTCACTCCGGTCTTCTGGACCGATGCGGATGCTTCACCGGGAACCTACACCGCGCAGTTCAAACTGACGGATGAGTCCGGCATCTTTGGCGACTCCGGCACGTTCGAATATCGTTTCGATGTCGTTCCGGAACCTTCTTCCGCATCGCTCGGAGCGTTCGGAGTCCTTGCACTGTTCCGCCGCCGCCGCTGA
- a CDS encoding type II secretion system protein, translating to MKCPRIVPRRLRRGFTLLELLVVMSLMIGLCAVGAAVWRKSSSSAKKVICMGNLRTIGVAMHAHAQENGGVLPLTTHSTTLDQAWIYRLEDHLGNFDEVRICPSDPRGKERLEARGTSYILNSFVFVPSVDAFGRPRGKAMNRLINMDDPTRTLLATVCSDDVGVAPGNDHTHSESWKKWSVVCRDIAPGRHGSSRGDGMDGGSNYLYADGHVSFIRATELKRQIESGINPAQPPGWNP from the coding sequence TTGAAATGTCCCCGAATCGTTCCGCGACGCCTGCGTCGCGGTTTCACCCTGTTGGAGTTGCTGGTGGTGATGAGCCTGATGATCGGCCTCTGCGCCGTGGGAGCCGCTGTCTGGCGGAAGTCTTCGAGCAGTGCCAAAAAAGTCATCTGCATGGGGAATCTCCGGACCATCGGTGTGGCGATGCACGCCCATGCCCAGGAGAACGGCGGTGTCCTGCCGCTGACGACCCATTCCACCACTCTCGATCAGGCCTGGATCTACCGTTTGGAAGATCATCTGGGAAACTTCGACGAAGTGCGGATCTGTCCTTCCGATCCAAGAGGAAAGGAACGGCTCGAGGCGCGTGGCACCAGCTACATTCTCAACAGCTTCGTTTTTGTCCCATCGGTCGATGCCTTCGGCAGACCCCGGGGGAAGGCGATGAACCGGCTGATCAACATGGATGACCCGACACGGACGCTGCTCGCCACGGTATGCTCGGACGATGTCGGAGTCGCACCGGGAAATGATCACACCCACTCCGAAAGCTGGAAGAAATGGTCGGTCGTTTGCCGCGATATCGCCCCAGGGCGTCACGGCTCTTCCCGCGGCGATGGCATGGACGGCGGCTCGAACTATCTCTACGCCGACGGCCATGTCTCGTTCATCCGGGCGACCGAACTCAAGCGCCAGATCGAATCCGGCATCAACCCCGCGCAACCTCCCGGATGGAACCCATGA
- a CDS encoding choice-of-anchor M domain-containing protein: MRTFSTCFIILAIHQQAMALFPLQDHIDLRVAYRSSMQDWQWSLMTEGENVDPSLAYFPARDAEYPDGERDYRPPGNEWNFLGVREGGPLWIYPESSSAHSWLGFDNTASGLMDPVRFKLVKVLGPSGGHFALYRVISGMPVVFMSTHDGISEGDVFSKPAGHHHLNWSFSRAGMWAVDLKVSASQSGGRGPAVAGPTDTTRLFFAIGKQAEWRARNFAAAHVMDESIAGANADPDHDGWSNLLEYAFGGNPLMTGLHRANSRTSAAPVHGVVQHLGKPHATITFFRHRDPQAAGIGYAVQWQAGLADSGWTEGGVVHQTQAVDATWERVTIRDPAELTADPGFVRIRINTLR, encoded by the coding sequence ATGAGAACCTTCAGTACCTGTTTCATCATCCTCGCGATCCATCAGCAGGCGATGGCGCTTTTCCCACTTCAGGATCACATCGATCTCAGGGTCGCCTACCGGTCCTCCATGCAGGACTGGCAATGGAGCCTGATGACGGAGGGTGAGAATGTGGATCCTTCGCTCGCCTATTTCCCGGCAAGAGATGCGGAGTATCCGGACGGGGAAAGGGATTACCGCCCGCCGGGAAATGAATGGAATTTCCTTGGAGTCCGGGAGGGCGGGCCACTGTGGATTTATCCGGAATCCAGCAGCGCTCATTCGTGGCTTGGCTTTGACAACACGGCTTCAGGCCTGATGGATCCGGTGAGGTTCAAACTCGTGAAAGTCCTCGGTCCGTCCGGAGGCCATTTCGCGCTCTACCGGGTGATTTCAGGGATGCCTGTGGTCTTCATGTCCACCCACGACGGGATCAGCGAAGGTGACGTTTTTTCCAAGCCCGCCGGTCATCATCATTTGAACTGGTCTTTCAGCAGAGCTGGGATGTGGGCGGTGGATCTCAAGGTTTCCGCCAGCCAATCCGGTGGCAGGGGACCGGCCGTGGCCGGCCCGACCGACACCACCCGGTTGTTTTTCGCGATCGGAAAACAGGCGGAGTGGCGTGCCCGCAACTTCGCCGCCGCCCATGTGATGGACGAATCCATCGCCGGAGCCAACGCCGATCCGGACCACGATGGTTGGTCGAACCTGCTGGAATACGCCTTCGGAGGAAATCCGCTGATGACCGGCCTGCACCGTGCGAACTCCCGGACCTCCGCGGCTCCTGTGCATGGAGTCGTCCAGCATCTCGGAAAACCCCATGCCACCATCACCTTCTTCCGCCATCGGGACCCACAGGCCGCGGGCATCGGATATGCCGTGCAATGGCAGGCAGGCCTCGCGGACTCCGGGTGGACGGAAGGGGGGGTGGTCCACCAGACGCAGGCCGTCGACGCCACGTGGGAGCGTGTGACCATCCGAGACCCCGCGGAATTGACTGCGGATCCGGGATTCGTCCGGATCCGGATCAACACCCTGCGGTGA
- the lpxA gene encoding acyl-ACP--UDP-N-acetylglucosamine O-acyltransferase — protein sequence MIHPTAIVSPAAKIGHNVRIGPYCIIGANVELGDDCVLHSHVVLEGHSKFGKGNEFFPFSMLGGKTQDLKYIGEPTYLEVGDHNVFRENVTVHRGTFENLPTRIGSHNLMLCYSHVAHDCQLGDHIILSNSVGIAGHIIIEDHAIVSGVAAVHQFCRIGKHSIVGGCSKVVQDVPPYMIVDGNPANTRGINLVGLQRRGFSEDDIKHLKLAYKKLFLKKDGNLSTALSSLKATHSADTPQVAHLIKFVEESERGVTR from the coding sequence GTGATCCACCCTACCGCCATTGTTTCTCCTGCCGCCAAAATCGGGCACAACGTCCGCATCGGGCCCTATTGCATCATCGGTGCGAATGTGGAACTCGGTGATGATTGCGTGCTGCACTCGCATGTGGTCCTCGAAGGCCATTCCAAATTCGGCAAGGGCAACGAGTTCTTCCCGTTCTCCATGCTCGGCGGGAAAACGCAGGACCTGAAATACATCGGCGAGCCGACCTACCTTGAAGTGGGCGACCACAACGTGTTCCGGGAAAACGTCACCGTGCATCGCGGCACCTTTGAAAACCTGCCGACCCGCATCGGCTCGCACAACCTGATGCTGTGCTACTCCCACGTCGCCCATGACTGCCAGCTCGGCGATCACATCATCCTTTCAAACTCCGTCGGCATCGCGGGGCACATCATCATCGAGGACCACGCCATCGTTTCCGGCGTGGCGGCGGTGCACCAGTTCTGCCGCATCGGGAAGCACTCCATCGTCGGAGGATGCTCGAAGGTGGTGCAGGACGTGCCACCGTATATGATCGTGGATGGAAACCCTGCGAACACCCGCGGCATCAATCTCGTGGGCCTGCAACGCCGGGGGTTCTCCGAAGACGACATCAAACACCTCAAGCTCGCTTACAAAAAACTCTTCCTGAAAAAGGACGGAAATCTCTCCACCGCGCTCAGTTCCCTCAAGGCGACCCATTCGGCGGACACGCCCCAGGTCGCGCATCTCATCAAATTCGTCGAGGAGTCCGAGCGCGGTGTGACGCGGTGA